The genomic interval CCCGGACCGACAGCTTCAACCTCGGCGATTTCAAGCTGGTCGTGGTCGAGGACGGCACCCGCGTGATGGAAAATCCGGGCGATACCTTCGGCACGGGGCAGGATCCTGCAACCGTCGCGGCACTCCTGGAAGAAAACTTCCTGCCTGAGGACAAGATGGTGAACGGCTTCGCGCCGGTGCTGGTCGATACCGGCGAGCAGGTGATCCTGTTCGACACCGGCATGGGCCCGGCCGGTCGCTCCTGGGGCGCGGGACAGCTTATGGCGGGCCTGAAGGCCAATGGCTATCAGCCCGGCGATATCGATGTTGTGGTGATCACCCACATGCATGGCGACCACATCAACGGGCTTATGGAAGAGGGCGGCCCGGCCTTTCCCAATGCCAGCTATGTGTTCGGCGACAAGGAATATGCCTTCTGGAGCGATGAGGGCCGCGTCGGCACGCCGGCGGAAGGCGGGCATGAAAGCGTCAAGAAACTGATCGTCCCGTTTGCCGAGCAGGCGCGGTTCATCACGGGCGGCGATGAGGTGGCGCCCGGCATCACCGCCATGGAGGCCTTCGGCCATACGCCGGGCCACATGATCTTCATGCTCGAATCGGGCGGTCGGCAATTACTGCTCACCGCCGACACCGCCAATCACTACGTGCTTTCGCTGCAGCGCCCGGACTGGCAGG from Martelella mediterranea DSM 17316 carries:
- a CDS encoding MBL fold metallo-hydrolase — encoded protein: MAEDNGIHRRRLMATAGITALAAPFIARGGSAIAADGETMETSRGPRTDSFNLGDFKLVVVEDGTRVMENPGDTFGTGQDPATVAALLEENFLPEDKMVNGFAPVLVDTGEQVILFDTGMGPAGRSWGAGQLMAGLKANGYQPGDIDVVVITHMHGDHINGLMEEGGPAFPNASYVFGDKEYAFWSDEGRVGTPAEGGHESVKKLIVPFAEQARFITGGDEVAPGITAMEAFGHTPGHMIFMLESGGRQLLLTADTANHYVLSLQRPDWQVRFDMDKEMAAATRRQVFDMVAAEKIPFLGYHMPFPSVGYVEKTGEGYVFMPKTYQFAL